The sequence AGGACTATAATTACTGAATATTAACtcaaattttagtaaataaaatcataaaatatccGAGAATAGTATTTGAATTCACAGTTGATTGGCCCAACATTTGAAATATCAACTTCTACTGTGACCGAATAAATGCCCAATTGTCCATGATTAAAGTTTGTGTTAAACTTCGCTGTGTGAATATCTATGATACTTCCTTCTTTTGAGGTATTTCTTGGATGATGTTAAGGTACAAAATTAAGAAGAAATGATTTTTATGGAAATTTCCTTAAAAACTTACCTTAGGAAATTTTTATTCCCTCCATGTGCTAGAACATGAGAAGGTTGCATTATTTTGTAAATCTTGGGGTCACATTTGAACTGGACAACTCCAAGTCAAAATCacaagtttttaatttaatagcaCTTTCCATAGTTGGTGTGATTTAAGATGGCAGCTGCTAGCCTGGTAATTGGTGTTAAATAAAGATGTTTCTTGTCTAACTGTTTCATTGAATCAATTAGCTGTTTTGCTGTTACAGGTTTCAGAAGTGAGCTCATTATTGGGCAGAGCTGGGACTGTTGGTCTTGATAAGGCAGTGGAAGTATTAGACACTCTTGGTAGCAGCATGACAAATTTAAATCTTAGCAGTGGCTTTACCTCGGGAGTGacaacaaaaggaaataaaatttcaattttggcTTTTGAAGTTGCTAATACAATAGTCAAGGGTGCCAATCTGATGCAGTCcctttcaaaagaaaatactaaGCATTTAAAAGAGGTAGTGCTTCCCTCAGAAGGAgtgcaaaatttaatttcaagagACATGGATGAACTCTTGAGAATTGCGGCAGCTGATAAGAGGTAGACCATGCAGGAATATTGAAacgattttctttttctttttctttattggctGTTGCTTTATAATTATCATTGTCTAATTCTGGCAGAGAAGAACTGAAAGTTTTCTCCGGAGAAGTGGTGCGTTTTGGAAATCGTTGCAAAGATCCCCAGTGGCACAACTTGGATCGTTACTTTGAAAAGTAATTCTCATGCAAATGTGTGTTGTATGATAGTCTTCAGGATATTTGAATAATAGTGTCATGCATTCTCATGTTATTATCTGTCATTATCAGGCTGGGTTCAGAACTGACACCTGAAAAGCAGTTGAAGGAAGAAGCAGAAATTGTGATGAAGCAGTTGATGAATTTGGTACAATATACAGCTGTGAGTATCTAATGTTACTAATTGTATAAAGCAGCTGCCCCTAAGTTGCATTTTACGTTGCAGTTTCTTGTTCTGGTTATTAGGCAAGTGTTTCTTCCATTTCTTGGATGAACTATGTCTGTACTAATTTTAGTGGGATCCTGAAgttatttccattttttttttttttaattaaatttgtggATCAGCTCTGTTGATTGTAAAATTACTCCATTTTGACCTTGAGGTCCTTTGTCCAAACAGCAGAAACTGGCTATTTTAAGGAAAGGCTACAGATTTGAACCTTCCTAGAGCCGCAATGTAGGAAGCCTCATGCATTGTGATTGTCTTTGTTCTCTTTCCTCATTTACTTATATGTGGTGCTTTTGGTGATATTCTATATGCACTACTGAGCAGAGAGAAAATGCTCTCCCCAGTCCACATGCACACACTAAGCATACCAATCATGATATCCAAAAGAGCTCTCAACTTTCGGGGGTGAAAAGCAATGCTTAAGTAGCTGATTCCATGGTGAATCCTTAATGATGAGGGACTTTAACTCTACCTGAATTCTTATTGTTCATTAAGATTAGTGTTAACATGTTCAAAATGCAAAGACTGCTGATAGTGTTTTGAATACCTAAAATGCTTGTGGAATGCAAAACGATGTTGGGTAAATTTGGTAAACCTGATGGAATAACTATGTAAGATGAGAAAACCTTCAATTGTTTTTAGATCATTTTATCCTAGTTcttattcattttattcagtcaacaatgaaaatattttagctGTGTTGATGTGTTGCTAGCATTAATTGTTATATGAGGTGAGGTCTATCCATATCTCAGATATCAAATCCCTTCTGGCATACTTTAATATTGTGCAAACTTCCATGATTTTGAATCCTTGAAGGTCACATTGTTCAAAAGCTATGAATGGCGTTAAGAATTGAATTTGTTcaattatctttcttttctcttgttgTGTGGTTGTATGTGTGTGtctaaattcaaaataaagaaataatagcaTTGGAGGGAAATGATGAAATTCCAACTTATTTGCTGGAAGGAAATTATTGGGGAAAAAAGGGTGCAAGGCAGTGCGCACATAATATAAAGTATTGCCCAATCCATTTGTTGTAGCAGTTAAGTCAACTAGACACCGTTTGTGGTGGAGGGGAAGGCCTTACCCTTCAGAAGCCCTTCCATCTCTTTCCATCTATAAAATGCAAGAGACAGGTACAGGGTTTGAAAGTTGTTTGCATAATGTTATCTATGGCTCAAAGCCCATGGTGCATTTCCCATTTGCTTTTGAATGTCCCTGCacatcattttattatttcccCTCTGCTAGTTCTCAGTTTGCACCTTTCTATTAATCCACCCAGTATACTCCTTAATCTACCAAATAGAAATGGTGCAAGGAGTGAGGACTAATTCAGGTGTTGAGAAAAGCATCTAAGTACTAATTTTGGAAAGCATGCTCATGATTTCTTTTGATTAGTTAGAAGCTGAAGTGTATGAGGGCCATTAACGTAAGTGATGGAATGATCTATAATTTCAGACCCCACAAATTATTCAGTGGTGGTCAAAAGTTGTGCAGAATGGTATCTCTGACTTTTATGCTCATATACTTTAGCATCTGCACCTCACTTTTGATCTCATAAAACACATATTTGGCAAGGGATTAGCAATCATTTTTCTCCTGAAAATGGTGCAATATTTGACATTTTATGAAATGACTACTCTGACAATACTTTTGTTGGGGTAAAGCGTTTTATGTATTTCAGTAGTTCAATAGTACCTCTCTTATAGCAGAGTTATTGTTATAACATTTTCTAGTAAAAGGCCGGATATTAGTGAAGTAATATACCAATGGCATGTTGAACACTTGTGATATTATCTATTCCCATAACGTGCTCAACAAAAACAATGTTCAGCTTAACCTTTTATTTCTGGCCGCAGGAATTATATCATGAAATGCATGCCTTGGACAGATTTGAACAAGATTACCGGCGTAAGCTTCAAGAAGATGATAGTTCAAATGGTCCTCAAAGAGGTAAGTTGCAgcataaatttcaaattacaAATGTTTCTGTTTCAATAGGTTCTCCATTGACTGAAGAAAAGACAGTTGGGAAAAGGAGCTACTTTCATTGTACACTTGTTTCTATTCGTTATCAACAATGGACTGTAACCAATAGAGTTTTCTCTAGGATAATTCGAGCACTGTTGTAGTTTTTTGAGATTCATGGTTCAGAAGATCTCCAAGTGTTTGGATGTCTGGAATGCTGATTTCTTATTAACTCCTGTTCAAGATAACTTGTCTATTGCGTTTGGGCATAAGATTCCATTGCGAAGATTATAAGGAATTTCAAATGGTTTGGGGCAGGGGTGAAATATGGGATCATCTGGTCATGTGGGGACCAGTTGAAAGTCACAGGGCAGCTTTTGTCTTGGTAAATTGGTATGTAATTGTAATTCCCTTCCTCCCGGCGCCCGTGTCAAAatggttttgatttcatctaCAGCCTAATTCTCTGTATCATAAGGAGCATGGACATACAATGGATGAAAAGCAAAGGCTGGAATCGTCACCAATGCATGttctttgaaaattatttctaggggttctttctctttcttctttatacAAGGTACAGTTTTGGTGATTGGTCCTGCATTTAAGGGAAGACTTGTGAAGAGATAGTTCTGGGAATACTTCTCAGGATGCTTCATCATTTTGacctttatatttctttattctatCCTCTTCATAATTCATAATACATCCATAAATAGTGTCTACAATGTCATTCAATTGTTTGTTTCTATAATTGACACCATCAATTTAGCTGTTGTTATGATGTCTCAGACTCTGCTTAATTTTGAGGCTGTTAAACAAAAGGATTTGGACTTGGATATATCAAGGATTTTCATGCAAGCCATTCCTAGTCTGAATCTTTAGACAGTGGATCGTTCATGAAAAATCTGACTTATTTGTTTCATGGCCCTGCACTGGCGTGGCTGCTACAGTACAAATTTACAGTTCCTAAATGTAGTATATATCCTGTGGCAGGAGAATCTTCTGTTCACTTGCAGTTGAAATCTGTTTTAGTCAATTTATATTAAGGCTCATTTACATTTAGTCTAGGGCCTCTAGTTGTTTGGTTCTATCTAACAAGCAAACTCTAATTTCTTTGCTTGGTCTGGACAGAGTCTACCTTTTAGAGGCCAGTTTATGTaggatattatattatatataatttcacaTTTGGAGATCTTGTCTTAAAAGGCTTATAGTTATGCGGACTGTCTTTGCTATGTTctgttttctctctttctaatgAACATTAATATTTGCAAGTTAATGTGATTAATAGGTATATCTGGTTGACATGCAGGTGATAGCCTTGCAATTCTGAGAGCAGAGTTAAAGAGTCAGAGAAAGCATGTAAAAAGTTTGAAGAAGAAGTCACTTTGGTCCAAGATTTTAGAAGAGGTAAAGTCAGCACCACTTCACATCCATGTTTTTGGGGGATAGGGCTCTACTGGTGTTTAATGTTTGATGTTTGACCTTGGTTTTTATGTTCCCTGATCTCATCTTGGGAGGAATATGCTTGTTCCATGTTTGTCAATTGATAATTATGGaatcatttattctttatattgTATGTGTTCTTGTAGGTAATGGAGAAGCTTGTAGATATTGTCCATTTCTTGCATCTGGAGATTCATGAAGCCTTTGGTAGTGCTGGTAAGCATTCCTCAAATGGCCTTGCTATTATACAAAGACCTGGATCTTTTTAGTTCCGTCCACCAGAGGAGCCTTACTATGTAGTAAAATTCTGACATAGTTGTTTACATGCTTGTCTCTAGATGGAGAGTGAGAATAGCGTATCATAGGTTCTTGTTCCTGCCTGCATGTAGgctatcaaattaaattgcaAGTATATTCTCAATAAATTATCAGTAAATTGAAACTGCACATAGTTTTACAATCTGATATTATGAGAAAGGAGCTTGATTAAGTGAATTGAGAACTGGAGGCAGAACAATGATATCATTAGAGATATTTGTTGAGCCATTGATTTTTCATTTACAAATTCAAGGATTGAAAGCAACAATTTTACATTTCATAAAGTGCCAACACGGCATGCAACTCACGGGATGTACTGTTACTATGCTCTAAGTGGCTAACTTCTGCAGATTGGCATTTCTTACTATGTGCATGTCATGCCTATGGATTCATTAATGAAGATTTTTCTCACTAGtactatttttaatgtttctaCTACCCATAATTTGCAGATGGTGACAGACCAGTAAAAGGTTCTTCTATCAGTCACAAAAAATTGGGTTCTGCTGGTCTTGCATTGCATTATGCAAATATCATCACTCAAATTGACACTCTGGTGAATTGGCCATTTCTTACAGgctttgtttttatatttttcttaaacaaTAGCATCTGAGATCAAAATATTGTGTCATGTCTGATATATGGCTGATGTTAATATATCAAATGATTGCTTTTGGCTGAGCTAATTCTTGAAGATAATCAGGTGTCTCGATCAAGTTCTGTCCCACCAAATACAAGGGATGCATTATACCAAGGACTGCCACCTAGTATCAAATCTGCTTTGCGCTGCAAATTACAGTCATTACATGTTAAGGAAGAggtattagtttcttttatttattgtttctgAAGGAGACACtttatgtaaaattttgtTCTTTAGTGGGCTGTtagtaaaaacaaaaatggcTTGTCAATAAGTGATTGATTATTTCAAATGTTATTCTTGCAGCTTACAGTAGCCCAAATCAAAGCTGAAATGGAGCAAACCTTGCAGTGGCTCGTCCCTATTGCCACTAACACAACCAAGTAAATAACCGACCCTGTACACATAATTTCTTTCTCTGAGCTGCGGCCTTTCTCCTGGTATCTAATTTTGTACTTTGTTCGAGTGATTAAAAAGAGCAGGCTATGTAATTTCATCCATGAAAAGACCTGACAGCTTTTTAGAAAGTTTCGGATTTAATAGTCTAGGTTCAGCAATGAAGAGCATATGCTGATGTTCTTTTATGATAGTTGTGTTCAACGAAATCTGAAACAGAGCAGAGGCTCTTTATTTTCATGAGTTTAATGTTTATTCATTGAATATTGTATGATTTGCTCTTCTGTCTCTAACTACTTTGCTCCTTTTTTCTCTTACTACCAGAGCTCATCATGGATTTGGCTGGGTTGGAGAATGGGCAAATACAGGGTGAGTTGTGAACTTCAAtgtgattaattctttttttgtttttcgtgtaagagtatatttttataatacttCTGCTGAAAATTGTTCAGGTCTGAGGTGAATAGGAAACCTACTGGACAGACAGACTTGCTTAGAATTGAGACACTACACCATGCAGATAAAGAGAAGACTGAAACTTATATTCTTGATCTGGTGGTTCGGCTTCACCATCTAGTCTCCCAGGCAAGGGCTACCAATGGTGGAATCAGATCACCAGTTAAATCTCCAATTCGATCACCCAATCAGAAGACAATTCAATTATCTACCCATAAGCCAAGCTCCCCGTTGCCCATGCTGACAGTTGAAGATCAAGAAATGCTTCGGGACGTccccaaaaggaaaaagacaCCTGGGATAAGTAAGAGCCAGGAATTTGATACTGCAAAAACCAGGTTATGCAAACACCATAGGCTGAGTAAGAGTAGTAGCCACTCGCCAATGACTGAAACTAAAAAAGACCCTTTCCCTATTAGGAGGCCATCTTCTGTTCCGGTCATTGACTTCGACATAGACCGAATCAAGGCGTTGGATGTTATTGATCGAGTGGACACGATTAGAAGTTTATGATGGTATCTACTGGCATGGCCAACCAAAAACAGAGGCAAAAAAAGAGGCCTGTGGTTGCAGAAAGGATTCCATCTGATCTGATGCAATTTTCCCTTGTTGGTTTCTGTTGGGCGGAGGATTATTTTGTCTGTTAGTAGGCGTATGATGATGAGTGATGTAAGTCATTGGTTTTTGTATGTGAGAATTTTAAGGTGATAAAAGATTGCTCAAGGGGAATTTAATTGTTCTAGAAAAAATATCAGGCTATAGTTTCCTTAGTCCTTTGTGTACAGAATACTTGAATgattctataataatttaaagttcATTTTTTCTCCCCCATATCCCGTGCATGGTTTCTTTTTCccttaattcattttttactTTCTGCAGGTTCTGGAGGGATCCTTTGAAAaggattttaaagaaaaaaaattaaagtttgatCCCAGCATCTAGTTCATTCCATttgacagaaaaataaaaataaaaatctacaGTTACTGAGGCATGAACACAGCATATAATATTGTAAAAACTGATTAAACATTCATTTATTCAACTGATCATTTCAAGACTATTCATTTAATAACTCAGGCAATCATTCTCCTAATCACAATTTGCCAAGTATATAAAAGTTATCATCATTTTACATGTAATACAGAAAGTGGCATACACACATTTCTTGAATGTGGAGATTCATGAATCTTCTGGTAGTGCTGGTAAGCCTTCCTCAGCTGACCTTTTTACTTTGAAGatctgcttcttcttcttcttcttctttctttcctttatttttttaatttttgttttctcaatttcataTTTCTATGGTTGGAGCCATTGCAATTAGTTAAGTAAAAAGGGTCTGACAGAAGATTATGCTCGACTGTGAGTGGAATTTTTCACAAGGAATAGTATTGTATTACAGTAGCGTGCTGCATTAGAAGGTTATATATCCCCTTAATGGTCCAACTTGGAGACAATTCGACCAGTACTAATCGCGGGAAGCCAAGCTATTGGGCGGAGATGACCAACTTTCAGGCTCCGAGAGGCCAATCATTGTGGGTCAACTTATCTGTTTAATAATAGACAGACAGGAGAGGAATGGCTGATTCAATTCTTTCCTAGTTCCTGaattatttgatatcttttcttttttttatgttcATGTGGTTATCGTATCAGCATTGTTACCATTATTGGCTCAGTTGCACACTTCTATTTGGCAAAGACTTACCAAGAGAGGCCAGCCTTTTTGCTCTGATAGAAAAAGAACATATCACAcagaatattattattattatttttttgaatggTAAAGATAAGAATAGAacagaaaatatgaaaagaaagtatttttcatctttccaaaaagagaaggaaatgGGTAATAAGGATAACGCAAGTTAAGTTAGTTCTGGCATATGGGCTAAGACAGACAGACAGATAGACAGACAAACAGACATTTACCAGAATTTCTTTCCAAGTTCCAAGTTGTCTTTGGAGAGAGTAACTCAGACTCAGTCCCTCCTCATCTTAAAAGCTTCCTTCTTTTTTGATTCCCATTACACCTTGTGGTGACAACATCCATGTCTCCTCTTCTAAAGAATCTCTGGAACATTTCATGTTCTCTCTGTTTTGAAGAATATATGAACCcacctttttccttttttaagtTAGTGGCCTTTGCTACGTATTCTTACTTCTGTCTGAATACATTATTAGCTTTACACAATTATATGCCTTTTGTCTTTGGCATGGCAAGACATTCTCCTACTAATTTACCTACCCACACTATATCCTCTCATCATTGATCAAACTCTAGCTTATGGGTCGAACCAATGGCAAAACCACGCAAGGGCTGGGGTGAGTTGTAGTTCGGAGTAGtttagaaaaaattttaaaaaattatttaattttattggttGATTTACTTGAGTGCATTGagataatttaagaaaaatataactcCAATCTGGGAGTAATAGTTATGCTATTGGGATGGACTGTCTGTTTAAGTCACTTCGCACTTTTCTAGATTGAacacattatttttctttcaaataaaattttaaataaatatgtctaGGATTGAATAAGCAAATTATGATTATGATtactttttagttttcatatgaCATGGATGAGAAAAAGTTTTGGAAGTTCTAGTGTTTTTCATCTCTTTCTAGTTTATTTTGATGGTAggagtaaaaaaattatttttaaaatctcacctaacaatttaaatttttgaataaaatactTCGTTAATATGGTATTCGAGCTTTTAT is a genomic window of Ricinus communis isolate WT05 ecotype wild-type chromosome 2, ASM1957865v1, whole genome shotgun sequence containing:
- the LOC8258916 gene encoding protein PSK SIMULATOR 1, whose translation is MGGLCSRSSTVDNAPGGGFPHLNGHFNGSSLVYQSRELKINSNTTPSPVVENVENKQVREPLSFPDGINPDDFNEGIPHLSRNKSRSTKSKQAKVSEVSSLLGRAGTVGLDKAVEVLDTLGSSMTNLNLSSGFTSGVTTKGNKISILAFEVANTIVKGANLMQSLSKENTKHLKEVVLPSEGVQNLISRDMDELLRIAAADKREELKVFSGEVVRFGNRCKDPQWHNLDRYFEKLGSELTPEKQLKEEAEIVMKQLMNLVQYTAELYHEMHALDRFEQDYRRKLQEDDSSNGPQRGDSLAILRAELKSQRKHVKSLKKKSLWSKILEEVMEKLVDIVHFLHLEIHEAFGSADGDRPVKGSSISHKKLGSAGLALHYANIITQIDTLVSRSSSVPPNTRDALYQGLPPSIKSALRCKLQSLHVKEELTVAQIKAEMEQTLQWLVPIATNTTKAHHGFGWVGEWANTGSEVNRKPTGQTDLLRIETLHHADKEKTETYILDLVVRLHHLVSQARATNGGIRSPVKSPIRSPNQKTIQLSTHKPSSPLPMLTVEDQEMLRDVPKRKKTPGISKSQEFDTAKTRLCKHHRLSKSSSHSPMTETKKDPFPIRRPSSVPVIDFDIDRIKALDVIDRVDTIRSL